CACGGGCATTTTTCCCGTACTGCCCACAAGCTCCCTTAAGTTGTCAACTTTATTCTCACGCCCAGTACCACTGTGTCTCTTATCCGCTTCCTTGAGTTTCTGCTTAAACCTCTGCCTGTTGCCAGAGAAATTTCGCTCTTGCTGTTTGGCCTGAGATGGAGGAGCTCCGTGGGGTCCAAGGTAAATATTCTCTTCTTTTCTAGGTTGCTAAATCGTGacagataaatttgaaattcatttccGTTACATGAACTAAAAGCTAGCTAGCTTACAAGTGTCTGAAGATTTTTAAACAAGAAAGTGTTTACCTGAGCTGACTGCTTAGAGTCTTCTACTGCTGGAGAAAAGGTTACTCTATCAAGGACCTCAATTCCCAAG
This region of Primulina eburnea isolate SZY01 chromosome 14, ASM2296580v1, whole genome shotgun sequence genomic DNA includes:
- the LOC140811585 gene encoding uncharacterized protein, with protein sequence MDLSSVQTTPAIEEDEWDTDGFVIPSLGIEVLDRVTFSPAVEDSKQSAQQPRKEENIYLGPHGAPPSQAKQQERNFSGNRQRFKQKLKEADKRHSGTGRENKVDNLRELVGSTGKMPVIASKSPRDWLDPHCHESQFERRRPH